In Asanoa sp. WMMD1127, one genomic interval encodes:
- the nadE gene encoding ammonia-dependent NAD(+) synthetase gives MAETRQRILAELGVRATIVPKVEIRQRVEFLKDYLRSTPAAGYVLGVSGGQDSTLAGRLCQVAVEELRAEGREAVFVAVRLPYGVQADEDDAQVALRFIRPDRSVAVNVKPGADTVAAETASGLGELLGGEPKLRDFVRGNIKARERMVIQYAIAGQLNLLVVGTDHAAEAVTGFFTKYGDGGVDLTPLTGLTKRQGAALLQELGAPPSAWQKVPTADLEDDRPALPDEVALGLTYAQIDDYLEGLDVPPELAAKVEAVYLASRHKRAVPVSPLDDWWRR, from the coding sequence GTGGCGGAAACCCGGCAGCGCATCCTGGCCGAGCTCGGTGTCAGGGCGACCATCGTGCCCAAGGTCGAGATCCGGCAGCGGGTCGAGTTCCTCAAGGACTACCTGCGGTCGACGCCGGCCGCGGGTTATGTGCTCGGGGTCAGCGGCGGCCAGGACAGCACGCTGGCCGGCCGGTTGTGCCAGGTGGCGGTCGAGGAGCTGCGGGCCGAGGGGCGCGAGGCCGTGTTCGTGGCGGTCCGGCTGCCCTACGGCGTGCAGGCCGACGAGGACGACGCGCAGGTCGCCCTGCGGTTCATCCGGCCCGACCGGTCCGTGGCCGTCAACGTCAAGCCAGGCGCGGACACCGTCGCCGCAGAGACGGCGTCCGGCCTGGGTGAGCTGCTGGGCGGCGAGCCGAAGCTGCGCGACTTCGTGCGGGGCAACATCAAGGCCCGCGAGCGCATGGTCATCCAGTACGCGATCGCCGGCCAGCTCAACCTGCTCGTCGTCGGCACCGACCACGCGGCCGAGGCGGTGACGGGCTTCTTCACCAAATACGGCGACGGCGGCGTCGACCTCACCCCGCTGACCGGCCTCACCAAGCGCCAGGGCGCCGCGTTGCTGCAGGAGCTGGGCGCGCCGCCGAGCGCCTGGCAGAAGGTGCCGACCGCCGACCTGGAGGACGACCGGCCCGCGCTGCCCGACGAGGTGGCGCTCGGCCTGACGTACGCCCAGATCGACGACTATCTCGAAGGTCTCGACGTGCCGCCCGAGCTGGCGGCGAAGGTCGAGGCGGTCTACCTCGCCTCGCGGCACAAGCGCGCCGTCCCCGTCTCACCGCTAGACGACTGGTGGCGACGCTAG
- a CDS encoding SDR family oxidoreductase — MTGLLQDRNAVIYGGGGAVGGAVARVFAREGARVFIAGRTQAKLDAVARHIEAAGGIVETAQVDVFDQAAVEKHAAAVGRVDIALNAASVMHDQGTLLTDLTLDEFMRPIDGFMRTLFITTKAVTAHMGAKGVILVLSEPGAKLAVPGISGHAASAAAKEAFARVLAAELAPRDIRVIGIRPHALADGPAAGSYTGELFTRMAGDQSVQQFLEGGLAQGTLLKRLPTLDQLAETAAFLASDRAGVMTGTIANLSAGALVD, encoded by the coding sequence ATGACTGGACTGCTGCAGGACAGGAACGCTGTGATCTACGGGGGCGGTGGCGCGGTCGGCGGCGCTGTCGCGCGGGTGTTCGCCCGTGAGGGGGCACGGGTCTTCATCGCCGGGCGCACGCAGGCCAAGCTCGACGCCGTGGCCCGGCACATCGAGGCCGCGGGCGGCATCGTGGAGACCGCGCAGGTGGACGTCTTCGACCAGGCGGCGGTCGAGAAGCACGCCGCCGCGGTCGGCCGCGTCGACATCGCCCTCAACGCCGCGAGCGTGATGCACGACCAGGGGACACTGCTCACTGACCTGACCCTCGACGAGTTCATGCGGCCGATCGACGGATTCATGCGGACGCTGTTCATCACCACCAAGGCGGTGACGGCACACATGGGCGCCAAGGGCGTCATCCTCGTGCTGTCGGAGCCCGGCGCCAAGCTGGCGGTGCCCGGCATCTCGGGGCACGCCGCGAGCGCGGCCGCCAAGGAGGCCTTCGCCCGCGTCCTGGCCGCCGAGCTGGCGCCGCGCGACATCCGGGTCATCGGCATCCGGCCACACGCCCTCGCCGACGGTCCCGCGGCCGGCTCCTACACCGGGGAGCTCTTCACGCGCATGGCCGGCGACCAGTCGGTCCAGCAGTTCCTCGAGGGCGGGCTGGCGCAGGGGACGTTGCTGAAGCGACTGCCCACATTGGACCAGCTCGCGGAGACCGCCGCGTTCCTGGCGTCGGATCGCGCGGGCGTCATGACCGGGACGATCGCCAACCTGTCAGCGGGGGCCTTGGTCGACTAG
- a CDS encoding winged helix-turn-helix transcriptional regulator gives MPTTRSYRDECGIARALDVVGERWALLVVRELLLAPQRFSELRRALPHVSSNLLADRLRELEHNGVVHRGPSSVYELTDRGRRLEPVLLALGEWGIEVPQPPAPTALSATSVLIYLRHAARPDPAGPPLVCRLELDGRVWTVSVASGRLSVSAGEPPAADVSLRTDAKTFSALLADPSSLDTAGGVTVVGDRSVLDRLLRTVSGP, from the coding sequence GTGCCGACGACCCGCAGCTACCGCGACGAGTGCGGGATCGCCCGCGCCCTCGACGTCGTCGGGGAGCGCTGGGCCCTGCTGGTCGTCCGCGAGCTTCTCCTGGCGCCGCAACGCTTCTCGGAGCTGCGGCGCGCGCTGCCGCACGTGAGCTCCAACCTGCTCGCGGACCGCCTGCGCGAGCTCGAACACAACGGGGTCGTCCACCGCGGCCCTTCGTCGGTCTACGAGCTCACCGACCGGGGCCGGCGGCTCGAACCGGTGCTGCTGGCGCTGGGCGAGTGGGGGATCGAGGTCCCGCAACCGCCGGCGCCGACGGCGCTGAGTGCGACCTCGGTGCTGATCTACCTGCGGCACGCCGCCCGCCCCGACCCGGCCGGGCCGCCTCTGGTGTGCCGCCTGGAGCTCGACGGTCGAGTGTGGACGGTGAGCGTGGCCTCGGGCCGGCTGTCGGTCTCGGCGGGCGAGCCGCCGGCGGCCGACGTGTCGCTGCGCACGGACGCCAAGACGTTCAGCGCTCTGCTGGCCGATCCGTCGTCGCTCGACACCGCCGGCGGCGTCACCGTCGTGGGCGACCGGTCGGTCCTCGACCGCCTGCTGCGCACGGTCTCCGGTCCCTGA